DNA sequence from the Oreochromis niloticus isolate F11D_XX linkage group LG8, O_niloticus_UMD_NMBU, whole genome shotgun sequence genome:
CCCACGACCTCCCAGAGAGCGCTCGGCTCAGCCTGGACGTTTGTAGGGCAGTGTGCTGCGAGCTGGAGAGCTGCAGGAGGCCGGTGTGGTTTTAACTGTGTCAGCAAGACAAATTCCTCTAGTTTAAAGGCCTCACTGGGATTTAACAGCTTCTGATCATCAGAGACTGACTGTAGAGCCACTGTGTGCTCATCAGTCAATTTATCCTTTAGACTCACACAAGTTTATACAGAAAATACACATCTGTGTCCAATATGAGTATACTGAGAGCCTTGTTTACATACTTCTGTACATTCTGgatcttatttattttcttacagaGCTCGCTTTAATGACTAGAACTGAAAAATCTATTATTAAGACCTAATATGTAGATTTGACATGTTATATATTATCTTTCTCTCTTACTTTACTTTTGACATTTTCTTTCCTCTGTAATTCATGGTTACAATTTAACACAATCCTATTATACACTTTTCCCATTCCTTAAACATGCACTATGACCGCAAtgataaatgaaactgaactaTCACCTTCTTAGCAATGCCAATAAAACCAACACAAATACACAGGAACAGCATGAGCATCATAAAAGTTTCATTTAACAGCAGTTTCAGAAGTTTTCCAATAACGCCGTCGGTCTTCAAGGAATTCACCTTATAGTCAACCtcatgtttaataaaaacaaatgtttgaaaGCCTTAAATTTTTTCTATTTCACTCTCTATCTTCTGTATATTTGTCTGTGATTTTATTTGTGTACCTGTATTTACTGAAATATGACCTTTCCATCTTTATTTAGTTGTTTTCCCACAGCTGTTGCTGACACCTAAACTGTTTATGGCACTTTCTGGGATTTTATTTGCGACCAGTGCAGTGATGGGAGGTGTTATGTCAAATGTACacaaacctttttaaaaaaattctctcACGGTCGCTGGGTTGCCACATTCAGGCCTGAATAACAGAACAATGTGAGACTGCCATCTATACGGCACTTTTCAGTCCCAGTGACCTTCAAAGGGCTTCACGCTACAACCTTTCACACACATAATTGTCACACCCTgaggtcgaggtcactgagaaCTCATCACCATCTCAGAAATGCATTTTACATTAAGCTGTGTATGCCTGAGTTTAGCTCTCGTCTATAAATAAGACTCGACAATCTTGCAAAAGATGGCATTTAAATTTCGAGAGCCGCTGCTTAGTTAAATAAAAGcaattaaatatgtttataatgTATGTGCCAATAAAAAGGAAAactcatttaaaagaaaataaaagaaaatcagaCTGAAGTCCTGGCTTTATCACACATGCCTGTCAGACGCTTGAAtatatgctttatatttttAAGATAATCTTAATAAAGGAAACTCTAAATCAAACACCTGTCCATGTTTATGGTGagtttgtcctttttttctatttaaacaCAGATATTCTTCTCCACAGTGAAAATATTTCACCCCCGAAACAACAAACAGACATTTGAAACCAGAAAACTTTTATTATAACGTTTCGACACGAAGCCCTTTTTCCAGTAGAAACCACAGGGATTAAAAATCAGTAGGAAACAAAGCacagacaacaaaacaaagtaaagcaggagagaaaataaacagaagCATGTTTGGCACACCAACGATCCATAACGAGAAGAATCGTTTCAAGTTTTAACAGCGTTACAATgtgtcagatttttaaaaagcaggcAGTTTCAAACAGTGTTCAGTGCTCTTTTACATTCAATCACTTAAAAACTACTAGAACAGGTTGGTGCTGAAACAATAAGTGCATCTGAAAACGGTGCTTTTATCAGAACTACGTCGTTTCTCACGGAAGGCGGAAACTGTAATTCACAAAAATCGGAATTCAactacagacacaaacacaaaatcagCTCCGTCACACCAAGTCAAAAGTCTCCACACAGGTTTTAAACCACAGCGCTCAGCAAACACGTTTCCAACCAGGGCGAGCAGCTTCTGTGGCGAGCACAGGCCCGTTAAACAGGACGTGGTTTGAAAACGTGCtgcacaattttaaacaaacactgTCGCAGTTCACCCTCCGAAGCGGTGTAAGCACGAGCGTGGATGGAGAAAACTGAACTCAACATGCATCCTAATGTGACACCTGCCAAGTAAACCTCACACCTGGAAAACGCAAAGAAAACATCCTTCTCATCTAAAAACGGACATCAGCGCCTTGTGGCCTCCTCTTTAGCAGGTCATAAAGAGTCAGCGGCAATCGCCACATAAATTTGGTCCTCGTCATCTGCCGTATGTTTGGTATCAGTttgttcaaataatttaaagcacaaaaggaaaataaataaccAAAACCAACATGAGCACAGGGCAAAATCACAAAGGATGGATTAAAATAAAGCTTTTTTCCCCTaactaaacacaaacatcaGGAATCAAGTGTTGGCAACAAAAAGGCAAATATAGTGGTCGGACCTCGTAGGAGTCACAAGATACAAAAATATCTCCTGTTACGTCACATTATGTTCAATTTATCCTTTTTGTTTGTCTGCTAAATACTTCACACGAGACAATATGGCTTAACTGCTGCTGCTCAGCACAGAATCAAACAGTGCAAACAGTTTTCAGATGCTTTTTAtcgcttttaataaatgtgCACCATAGAAGTggaatgtttttgttaaacCTCCGAGTTAAAGCTACAGGTCTGCATCTTCATCACATCTACACGTCTCCTTTTTAAATCCATCGCACAGCTGCACAGAAGAAAAGGTTCGGGAAACTGCGTCCCAACTCCATCAGTGAAGCGCATGTCGTTCCCTGTCATCTcttataaaatgttaaaaaatatatactgtACAGCGCGTGAACATCTGAAAACAACCCAAACGACAGGGACAGGAGGACGTCCGGTTTAACGCACTTCCTGTCAGCTGTTCGAGCTGGGACGGCTTTCATTTGAGGGACACGTTCCTCACTCAGGCCTCGTCTTACAGAGTGTACGCGTGGTGAAAGCGGCTATAAATATTGGCTATGTTAAAGGAAAGCTGGGTTGCATGAGGTACTTAGTGGTCAGTGCATCACCTGCAGTAAAGGGTGAAGCAAAGCAACGCACCGCTGTGGACGGCGTTAGCAGCAACACTAAATTTAACCGCTCTAAGTGTTCGTTTTATAAGAATATAGTTACTTTACTTTACTGTTGTGCTCTCAGACTCAGAAACTTCACCTCGATTCAAACCaataccttaaaaaaaaaaacctaagcTAACAAGTCGAGGCAGCTGTAAGCCAGCGAGGTAAACTGGGAGGAGCAGACAGAGAAGGCTTCCTTTATAGATCAAGGTAAAGTGGTGacagcattttaaaaattacaccGAACTAAACTCGTATCGCTTTTCTTCCTGCACGTTTACGTGCCATGCATGAAAATATTTCTCTGCCATTTAGTGCATTAGTCTTCACTCCCTGTTACCTGATAACCTGCACAGGCGGACACAGGTGGTACAGTTTCTGCGCCTGCTGGCGCCACGTGATGCTCATTTTTATTGCATCAGATTAGCACCTCCTCTGGTGTCACTTTTAAAGGGATAGTTCAACATTTGGTGCAGACTGTTTATCCTAGCCGAGCATAAAGACAGTGAGCAGGCGGTGTGTAAATGCTGGCCACGTTTATAAGGATCCTGTCTGTAAAAGATGTTTGTGGCGTCTTGGATTTCAGCTGGGGTCAAGAATCTGTTGCttgtatgtttttgttaatttgcAGGTTAAACAGAAAGGTACAGAATTTAAATAAGTCAGTTTTCCAGGGAAAGGAAAGTCTGCTTCCAgcctttatgctaagctaaccaTTTCCCCACTCAAAGTAAAATTAAGCATTTCTTCTTACATATAAATCAATGACTtcttctttaaaaacacacGAACAAGTGTCAGTCGCCTCTGACAGTATTTGGCCCTCATATGGCTGTTTTTAAGATAAAGGAGTTTAAGTAAACAAGGCAATCGTTTAAATGACGACAGCGCTATTTTTAGTCAAACACAGTTACGGAAATGCCCCTCGATCTCCTCACTTTCATCGTGAGATCacattaaaatgctccaaatcGTCCTCCTCTCTGAGCTGCAGTCAGAAGAGGAGGACGTTCAGAGCCTTTAATACGACCCCGAGCGCAGGGAGGCGCGCTACTCTTTCTTGGACCCTTTGTCCCTCGGGGAGCCTTTGAGGTAGGTGTTGTAGAAGAAATAGGCAAAAAGGATCAAGTAGCTGAGGTACATGAGAGAGCCCCACACGATGTTGTCCTGGTGGGACGGACAGCGCACCTCGTGCATCCAGTGGTACACGAGGCCCTGCACGGCCAGGCCCATCACCATCTGCAGGATCTGCAAGGTCGTGATGACCATGGCAAAGGGACGCGGCACCCGCAGGCTGGCCGCCCGGGCGGCGTAGTACGTGTACATGAGAGAGTGAACCATGTAGTTCATGGTCATGAACCAGCCGCCGCCCGCCAGCTGGTCCTTGTAGGTGTACCAGGCGTAAAGCAGCACGGTGATGTGGTGGTACCAGTGCAGGAAGATGAGGCGCTGTTTCCGCAGGACAATGAACACGGTGTCTCCTGAGAGAGGCGGCAGAGAGGAAATCGTTTAAATAAAACCATAGCCGAGCACCAAACCTCAACCCCTCAGTACATCTGGTGTCATGATTAATAACACCAGATGTACTTTATATATCACAAAAGATGGAAAAATTGCTGTGTGAGAGcaggaaaaatatatttttttaaaactacagAAAAACAGCTTAAATGGGAAAAAAGTGAAATACCTGACAGGACCTGACTGCATATCAAGTTTACCGCAGCTCAAATAAAGCCTGACTTATTATCCTTCACTTACAGTGTTTgaaaggggggggggtgtacTAAATGATTTTATGATGGCCTTACAGGTACGTGAGGAGCACAGAGACTTTCAAGAAGGCAGCGAAAGCAGTTAGCTTACAGCTTCATGAACATCCATCACAGATTTGTGGGTTTATGTTTGATCTTTCAGGTGGATTTAACAAGTAAAAGGGTTTAGCTTACACAGACAAACTTCCTCTCCGTGTTCCCAAAGCTTACTTTGATAAGTACAAATACAGATGCTGGTGAATCCCATGAAGTTGTTATAAAATAGAACAACCTGTATTTCTAATTTAAAGCTCATTTGAGTCTCTATAAAGAGTCTTTATCCTGCAGTAGGAAGCAGACGTATCCTTCCTGTCTGCGGCTGAGGAAACATTGCTTGTACAGTATCAGCTGTGCGCTAATGGACTTTTCTTGCCAGCTCAGCATCTGCCTCCATTTCAGCTCTTAAGGGAATCACCTGCTGATGGATTTACTGCACAGTGGCGCACACTTTAATCTACAGTGAGCAAATCATTTCATTCTTAGAGTGGctgagcaagaaaaaaaatccagtttgaATTTAGATCCTTTTGGACCAAAGACTGAAACACATCtaacacatttacacatttacacGCTTTCAGTGCGTACAAGTCTTGCACCAACCCTCATTTCTTAACATTCTGCGAGGAAGGCAGGTGAAACGTGCAAATGTACATGGAAATAG
Encoded proteins:
- the LOC100697613 gene encoding elongation of very long chain fatty acids protein 6 encodes the protein MNESEPSSYPLSVYDFEQRFDERRAMEWMQENWTKSFIFSGLYAAIIFGGQHFMRERQRLNLRRPLVLWSLSLAIFSIVGAVRTGAYMLHVLTNDGFKQSVCDNSFYSAPLTKFWAYAFALSKAPELGDTVFIVLRKQRLIFLHWYHHITVLLYAWYTYKDQLAGGGWFMTMNYMVHSLMYTYYAARAASLRVPRPFAMVITTLQILQMVMGLAVQGLVYHWMHEVRCPSHQDNIVWGSLMYLSYLILFAYFFYNTYLKGSPRDKGSKKE